The bacterium sequence GCAAGGCTGTCAATTTCATTTCTCCGATACTATCCTGGGGCCGTCGTTTCCGGCCTGTAGATGCCGTTTAACTGGATATACTGGAAAACAGGCCCGGGGACAAGGTTTGCGATCTCTTCGCCCCTGGCGGCCATCTCCCTGATCCGGCTGGACGAGAGATCCACCGGTGTGACCTCCAGGGCACGAAGAGTGCCCCCGGCATCGTGGATGAAGACACCCTCCTTTCCCGGTGTGTAGCGGTGCCGGGCCTTATCGGGAAGGGGGCCTGTCAGATCAACGTCGAACCCGGGCCTGGTCAGGACCACAAGGTGGACCCGGGCCAGGACGTCCGCAGGCCGATACCAGGTGGAGATCTCGGCGAAAGCATCGGCACCGAGGGCCAGCCAGGGGATCGCGCTCCCATGCCTGGCGCTGATCTCTTCTACCGTGTCAAGGGTGTAGGAAAGCCCCCTCCTCCGGATCTCCATGTCGGAGGAAACAAGCCGTGGATCCTGCTGAACCGCGAGGCAGAGCATCTCGTATCGCTGGCCGGCTGTGGCCGAGGTCGCTGACCGGTGGGGAGGATTAGCCGACGCCATCATGAAAACCCTGTCCAGGTCGAAAGCTTCGGCAAACTCCCCCGCCACGGTTATGTGACCGTTGTGGACGGGATCGAAAGTGCCGCCGAAGATCCCGATTTTTTTCACCCTAACAATCCTTTTGCGGAAAAAACTCGGGATCTGCAGACGCGGTGACGCGGAGATGGGATGACGCGGAGAATAACTGGACACGGCGACGAGGAGATGGAGAGACGCGGGGAAGAGAACAGCCGCAATGTACAGCCTTTTCTCCGTGTCCCCGTGTCCCCGTGTCCCAGTGTCATGCAATACCGGGTCATTCTCTCAGGTGCCCTTCGCCGAGGACCATCCACTTCTCCGTGGTCAGTTCCTCCAGTCCCATGGGCCCCCGGGCGTGGAGCTTGTCGGTAGAGATCCCGATCTCGGCTCCCAGGCCGAACACGAACCCGTCGTGCAGCCTGGACGAGGCGTTCACCATGACCGCGGCCGAATCCACCTCCCTGAGGAACCGCTGGGCGTTCCCATGGTCGCGGGTGACGATGACGTCGGTGTGGGCAGAGCTGTAGCGGGCGATGTGGTCCATGGCCTCGTCAAGGGTGTCCACCACCCTTACCGAGAGGATCTTGTCCAGGTATTCGGCTCCCCAGTCCTCCTCAGCAGCCTCTTTCGCCCAGGCAGCCGCCTCCAGGGTCCGGGGACATCCGCGGATCTCGACACCTTCGCTGCGGAACCGGTCCAGTAAACCGCTGAGGAACTCGCCCGCCATGTCCTGGTGGACCAGCATGGTCTCCATGGCGTTGCAGGTCCCGGGCCTGTCCAGCTTGGCGTTCAGGCAGATCTCGGCAGCCATCCGGGGATCGGCGCCGCTATCCACATAGGTGTGGCACACGCCGTCGAGATGCTTGATAACGGGGATGGTGGAGTTTTCCATGATCATGCGGATGAGCCCCTTGCCGCCGCGGGGGATAATCAGGTCCACGTAATCATCCAGTGTCAGGAGCGCGCGGACCGCCTCCCTGTCCGTGGTAGGTACTGCCTGAACGACCCCGGAGGGAAGTCCGGCTTCAGCCACGCACTCGCTGAAAAGTTGAGCGAGCGCGTGATTGGAGTTGACCGCCTCCGACCCCCCCCTCAGGATGCAGGCGTTGCCGGACTTGAGGCATAAAGCTGCAGCGTCGATCGTCACGTTGGGGCGGGACTCGTAGATGATCCCGATGACCCCGATGGGAGCCCGTACACGGCCAACCCGGAAACCGCTGGGACGGGTCCACATACCCGTTACCGTCCCCACCGGGTCCGGCAGGGCGACGATCTCCTCGACCGCCACGGCCATCGCTTCGATGCGTTCTCCGGTCAGCTCGAGACGGTCGAGCATGGCGCTGGTAAGTCCCGCCTTTTCCCCCGCCTCGAGGTCCTTGCGGTTCTCCTCCTGAAGGTGGCCTGCCGAAC is a genomic window containing:
- the nadD gene encoding nicotinate-nucleotide adenylyltransferase, encoding MKKIGIFGGTFDPVHNGHITVAGEFAEAFDLDRVFMMASANPPHRSATSATAGQRYEMLCLAVQQDPRLVSSDMEIRRRGLSYTLDTVEEISARHGSAIPWLALGADAFAEISTWYRPADVLARVHLVVLTRPGFDVDLTGPLPDKARHRYTPGKEGVFIHDAGGTLRALEVTPVDLSSSRIREMAARGEEIANLVPGPVFQYIQLNGIYRPETTAPG
- a CDS encoding glutamate-5-semialdehyde dehydrogenase — translated: MDINKLMTEMGRNARTAARILAGAKPADKNRALTLIAEKIRGSAGHLQEENRKDLEAGEKAGLTSAMLDRLELTGERIEAMAVAVEEIVALPDPVGTVTGMWTRPSGFRVGRVRAPIGVIGIIYESRPNVTIDAAALCLKSGNACILRGGSEAVNSNHALAQLFSECVAEAGLPSGVVQAVPTTDREAVRALLTLDDYVDLIIPRGGKGLIRMIMENSTIPVIKHLDGVCHTYVDSGADPRMAAEICLNAKLDRPGTCNAMETMLVHQDMAGEFLSGLLDRFRSEGVEIRGCPRTLEAAAWAKEAAEEDWGAEYLDKILSVRVVDTLDEAMDHIARYSSAHTDVIVTRDHGNAQRFLREVDSAAVMVNASSRLHDGFVFGLGAEIGISTDKLHARGPMGLEELTTEKWMVLGEGHLRE